TTGTGCAATAGGATCCCATTTGACCTTATTTGTATGTCTTTCCATTAGAATCCTTCAAGGTTGTTTCCAAAATATGATAGAAGTCCAAtagaaacacatttttcactcatCATAACATTGCCTCCATCCCACTTTTATTGAACGATGCTTAGAATGCGCCTAGAACACAAGTGGTGGCAGAAAGATGGCAAACTGTTGTGTTAGGTTTCATAGATTATATAGCCAGCACTAGCTATCCTCTAAATATTGCTAAAAGGGCAAATGGAAATTAGCATTCATGTTCAATGTTAGCTAGGTTTTGGTACACTTGCTAGTAAAACAGTTATAATCATCGATTAAACTCAAGTACGACGCAAAGTCGTCATATAGAAATATTCGTagttatactattattattatctcctcagtccagttAGCTCTGTTGACAATCTGACAAATGTGAAGCCGATGATATTTCATCTAGTTTAACTGGATAAAGGGTATAGCTAATTTTGAGGACTGTTGTGTTCGCTAACAACATGTTTGGTTTACTGTTCAAGTCTGTCTTTTAGCCACCACTTCTAACTTTGACGTAGGCTGTGATGTTGCTAAAGTATTGGTTTAGGGCTGGGCGCTAAAGCAATATTGATATTTATCggggaaaaaatgtaattttcGATATCAATGATAAACTCTGATCAGGTACTTGTCATTAAAAATGTGAGCAGTTTGGaaaagttatacacacaactaaCTATCTGAATCACAGTCATTATTTCAGCCTGTTAGGGAGTATAAGCAGGTTAGCGGCTACATAGCCATGCTGTCATGGAAACCGTTAGGCTCGGTAGATAGCTATCTGGCTaatattacagttgaagtcagaagtttatgtacaattaggttgaagtaattcaaacaaaatttttaacCATCCACAGATTTaagattagcaaactatagttttggcaagaaatttaagacatctactttgtgcgtgacatgagtcatttttccaacaattgtttacagacagagtgtttcacttttaattggctacatcacaattccagtgggtcagaactttacatacaccaagttaactgtgcctttaagcagcttggaaaattcaaaaAGATTATGTTaatcctttaggcaattagcaagttagcttctgataggagatgtactgaattggaggtgtacctgtggatgtattttaaagcctaccttcaaactcagtgcctctttgtttgacatgatgggaaaatcaaaagaaatcagccaagacctccacaagtctggttcatgcttgggagcaatttccaattgCCTGAAGTTACCATGgtctttcatctgtacaaacaatagtacacaagtataaacaccacgggactacgcagccatcatactgctcaggaagtagacgcattctgtcttatagagatgaacgtagttttgtgtggaaaaaaagtgcaaatcaatcccagaacaccAGCAAAGGACCTTgggaagatgctggaggaaacaggtagacatgtaggcctatatatatccacagtgaaacgagtcctatatcggtataacctgaaaggctgctcagcaaggaattAGCCACTTCTCCAAAACTGCAATAAAATATAAAGACTACTGTTTGCatatgcacatggggacaaagatcttactttttggaagaatgttctctggtctaatgaaacaaaaatgtaaccgtttggccataataaccatcgttatgtttggaggaaaaagggtgaggcttgcaatccgaagaacaccatcccaaccgtgaagcatgggggtggcagcatcatgttgtgagggtgctttgctgcaggagggattggtgcacttcacaaaatagatggcatcacgtgGAAGaaatattatgtggatatattgaagttacatctcaagacatcagtcaggaagttaaagctcgatcacaaatgggtcttccaaatggacaatgaccccaagcatacctccacagTTGtaaggcaaaatggcttaagaacaacaaagtcaaggtattagagtggccatcacaatcCTCAATCCAACTTTTGGTCTTAGTATACGGACCATCCATCGACGTGTAGGGTgtcaacggtatgagattttcacagtatgataacagtctcagaaaatgtCATGGTATACAGTATTACACAGCTATTATAAGTTACAATGACCATTAAAGGAGTGAaaactgaagttttttttttttggttaaacactttattataactgAAACttgaaacaatttattttaatggaagtatgtgtaaaaaaaaaaaagtctcccttttgaaaataaatgggagaaataaGAAGGCTAAcagaatgtaaaaaataaaccgaattataaacatgataaaaaaacagcatgtacctataacatgttatagaacTAAATCATattagtttatatgttaaattaactactaaatgaaaaataacatcagctgtgtgagcttttataGTAATGTCctctgattattaacagttaacatatactgtagttgCGCGACAGCACatccagactgctcctgtctgtatctttaactcagtgcttatcaactggttttgcttcaggacagatttttcattggaaatcaagtgtgcGACCCGCCCTAGTAAAAACATAATCTGTAtctaatgtatcctgggtcgcatttccttttgtgttgcatagtttggttcatggttttcaagtacatgGAAATGCATCGTgactatttttgttgttgacatcaacaacaaaatctacaggaagttttctctccccccttttaaaaatttaagGGCATATttgtacttatatgagcccattattatcccatttgtttcctaatttcaaacataattcaaacagaacacacatattacacaggaggaaaggctcgtCATTACCATGgctaggtcagtgtagctagtcttaaataatagtaataataataataacaaatttattttatgaaaagataaatactagctgaaacaaaTTTTGTAACTAACTACAACtaccactgttgatataaaatgaggtctaatagattttacccttagattatttcatatgaaactataacattttgtcaaaatataacaattttgtaaaggtgatgatgtataATGAAGAAAATTGTAATTAgcacatagcacagtgttgctcttttcctcctcagtgctgtttggcatgtcgggGCTGCctgctgtttgagaggttcgacttgacttcctccgtaacgctttaaacataaaagtctcactagaattgaaattggtcacatcagttttgaggtctgcgctccacaatatcgagggaagtCCGGTTGTTGCACGCGCGTGCTAGAGATCAGAGCGGATCATGATCGTGTgctggttccgttacactcgtgtgaaagtgcagatgagaagcctaaACAGGccatcacttgggcggccgctaAAAGATGGGAGAAATATGGAATAATGGGAGAACCATGTCAtagttctttccctgctgtccattaCCCAGTCCGAATAAacctgtgacccaccagttgagaaacactgctttaacacaaACGCTCAGTTATGTCAGACCCcgtcgcttctctctgacattttctccgctgcatgtgtgagtgtggcGCAAATtgatgagtctgacaggcagtcgagaaggaaaggagatgcgcacgtgcaggtgagattttttatttttttttctcaataccgtagacaAGCAAATGTACATGTATGAAAACTGTCGATTTTCATACCGTGATATTCTGTGAAACCGGTATTCTGCTGCAAACATATCGATGTGTATGTGCTGTGCATAGATATTAAAGAAAAATTGATGCGgcgtaatatcagggtttacatatgattaTATGttaagagggttagatttaatatattttaatgttttaaaatgttcaaaagctcgtttctgaaagtgaactctgcattggacaaatagttcatcaaatcaaaacatttgatttacacaacacaatttacacatcttttctcctagtattgtgtatttatttttaatttaaaacatctttgtgcacagaaatatgtttttgtattgtgTGCTAAATCAATGACTGCcgtttattattttgaatggtgtggaaaatcaACTTTATGGATGGATGACTACTGCGATTAAATgaatcgcaaacagtggccatttatttgttctccgtgcacttgtcgatgtgcatgataagagatatttgtgttggcaatCCTGGAAGTGTCACATTTGCAGTATCGGATCTGTATgccattaagaccaatccataatcacgcacaataaattggctttcgtCATGAtaaacacaggctaacgattggggtaaatcctgtcatgtgacactatatttttgctACAGTACAGTTTTTTGCAATATTTGGAGTATCGACATAGTTTATGCGTTAGAGTTAAACGGATATTATTTAGACGCtgaaattttagcgataatttgcatttccatcagctttcgTTTGATGCAGTAAAACTTTTTCGCAAAAAAcccttggatggaaatgtagtttCCAaatgccaaatactaacaaagtatgtaaacttctgaccctctgggaaatgtgatgaaagaaataaaagctggaaTAAATCATTCTccttactattattctgacagttcacattcttaaaataaagtactgatcctaactgacctaagacagggaatgatttctacaattaaatgtcaggaattgtgagaaactgagtttaaatgtatttggctacggtgcatgtaaacttctgacttcaactgtatatcgtTGTGAACAAGACAGTGAAAAGAAGGCAATACAGCTATTATTGACTGAACACAAAGCAACTCTATTGTAGGGGTCGAACTCTAAATTAACAAAACACACTGGACCCTGTCATAGGCAAGAAtgtgtttcttcttcttgtgatgtttattggcaGTCCAGCTTATGGCACATTACCACCACCTACTGAGCTTGAGTGTGGAGCATCACAAAGTCCATCAGATGAAGTAGATTAGATTGGAAAAATGACCCCAGAAAGAGGTCTCGCACACTTTATctaggattaaatcctaaactgagtatACTTTAAAGGTCTATATAACCTTATATAAACCCCTCTGgggtttacttgtaaacaaataagttatttttacattcatatatcatatttttggccatatcgcccagccctatattGGTCTGTACATATAGTGCACTAAAAACCTTTCCTTTCACCATGCCACTAAGCTCATTATGTTTCTCCAAATTCACAGACAGAATGTCAGAAGGAGACAGTGCTGGTGAATCCATCCATGGAAAACCATCAGCGATCGGAAGCTTCTTTAAACGGCTTGGGCAGGTGAGGCTCTTGTTATTTACGCCATCTGACTATCAATTGCAAGTGTCATTTATGTGGAAGTgagatttttgctaaattatactAAACTACTGTTTCAAATGCAGGTTTATCAGTCATGGTTGGACAAGTCAACACCGTTTTCATCAGTGCGATGGGCGGTCACGCTTCTCTTAACGGGCATATATATGATCAGAGTATATATACTACAGGTAACAACACCCATTCTTTGCTACCATACTTTAAAATGGCATTACATTGTCTTGTTCTAGCATCTGCAAAATGCATCCcatgactattttatttattatgtttcagATAGACCTGTTCTggttgtgtaattgtgttttttgatCAAACTTGTTTGCATTGTGTTTTCCAGCCCTGAAGTCATCATGGAAATGAATAGAATCTgaaaagtcatggacatttcAATTGTCaatattagggatgtcccgatccgatacctagatcggtatcgcatcgatactgacgtttttagacggatcgggtatcggtccgacgagcccgacccaaatccgatactctgtgttagtcatgttcgttactgtcaagcttaaaaaatgacataaaagaactgttaaaacaccattaaagtggttcatatgactagtgcattttattcaaagccacgtgatagctctgtgaattacaataggctgtgtttaataagtaaacttttatgttcttgcacgcgcagcttcagcgcggtagtgaatggtgcttttacACACGCGCatggctatttatagccttcacccgtgcacaatatttgagcgctacaaatgaacatctcagatgtagatgctcagcagttcggttcacttataatatggacttagaaaggcactggaggtgcatttaaccagaatttaattaagaagcgaattaaactgtgaataaaaagggtgagggtttaaaagttaaagctgtcacgggagactcacggagaggcagagatatgaactcagtagcagggtttattgagcagaggattgaaacagtgatgtaaatattgtgagtaaattcagttaagcagagtggcaaacagcaggtaagtaatatccagacagtgtatagacatgatgaaagagataactcaaaacaattttatgatgcatgcaggcaataatgaagacacatgattgacatagtagaaagttctggagtctcagaaatactatcgatgagaacaggcacagagtgagaaagtgtgtgtgtgtgtgtgtgtgtgtgtgtgtgtgtgtgcgcgtgcgtgcgaaagcggggtatttatttatgcagtcattgattagccactaatgatatgcaggtgcgtgtaatcagaactcagggagtgccagtatgctagttaataataaagtgtttcttaagctatatacatttatattgaaataatgtgtagttaacagtttgtttttctttacatagcctattaaagagtacacccaattatttccacacaatactgtaaagatattataaactgattatgtaaaaaacaacactgtatcggatcgggatcggatcggaagtggaaaaagtggtatcgggacatccctagtcaatattcatttttgtgtatATGCGCAgctcttaaatatttataaaaattggTTTTATGTGGAGTTAAACTTGCTTTGAAGCCATAGTGATTTCCAGTTTGAGAGCGAAtctgtctttatatatatatatatatatatttttttttcaatgaagcaGTCGAAGCTGAttagtctgaatgattcattagcgaATCAGTTTGAATTTCAATTATTTTCACAAATCATTATTCAAGAAAGGCCGTGGAAAAGAACATTCTGTCAATATTGTGTGAACCCTATAACTTTCAGATGTAGCATTTAAAGTTATTTAAGTTACCAAGTAACAATAAACTGATAAAGTTGATTATGAAACATCAATGAAATGCAAAGAATAATttgttgtgtatttgtgttttttagGGATGGTACATAATCACATATGCTCTTGGGATCTACCACCTTAATCTCTTCATTGCTTTCCTCTCACCAAAAGTGGATCCCTCGTTACTTGATGATCCAGGTAGGAGCAACATGGCTTCATTTTGGGAACATTTAGAAACTTAAAAGAATTAAAGGCATTCAtcaataaacattcaaatgcacacagtttcgaaagtatagccacttaaacattacacatgttaTCATGAGACTAGTTTGATCAAATCACTCACTAACCTTGTCTGTAcaaagttacatccaattttGCAACTCCTGTCATGATTATGTAAAGCTGGTTAACATGATAACTTTCACATGATTCATTCAAGAACACATGGAAAACAATGATTTTCCAAGCACTGTTTACAAAGTACAACTCCACCCACATTTAAGTTTGTAAAGCATAAACAGAAGTTCTTCAACCTATTACAGTTGTCCATAGTAGAGGCAGACAGACAAattggttttacagattaatcagtgccgataatTGGTTTTTGGGAACAatttttattggcaaaaatctatggctatagttgccgatagttgttttttgttttttttatcatttcaaaataagagtaacCGATGTGTAACCGATGTGCTTATACATTTATATTCTGCCTTTTTTCATTATCGGCATCGACCGATTTGTTGCTTGAGGGAGCCAAgaattgcctgcttgcatgtgaagcgactgagacgtGTAAACGTCCAGTCacagttgtttttgttgttatgtgcctTTGTGTTACTAAagatagaccggtgtgcaacacagtgtcatttaaacggtccgcatatcagagccgggGCAGATGTGTTTCAGCtcaatgttaaagtgctcacttgttttattctccctctctctcctcaacagttccctgtaagaGTTAATTGTCTTGCCTATtgataaaaagcaaatatcaataaaactaatatcatataccgtctACAAAtatgtgcaacacagtctcatttaaacagtcCGCATATTAGTGCCGGCAGATGCTTTGAGTTCATAATgtttaaagtgctcgcctgtttcattcacCTTCTTTCTCCTCAACAGTTGAACTTGTAACTaccttgtctaatgataaaaaggcaaatatcaataaaactaatatcaggTACCATCTGCATATATGCGCATATCTCATTTAATccgatgtaataaaccaacctcacacagcttgagcagatccagcatcctgtgcagcgctcatttatttatctctaaagcacatattctatcagTCTTCTCTCAGCAGTTCCCTTTTAAAAGaactttacattttcttttctaatgctaaaaggcaaatatcaataaaacacagcattttcttcccatcgagcgatcctctaatatcttcctctgaagcgtgtaTTCTTTCAGCCAGAGTCAAAAcgtcaggatcaaaagttcctctggtTCACAAATAATGACAGTCAGTATGTGAGGAGATTGCTACTCACGTTGGATCCGCACGAGcgcgtgagtgcaacttcaaagtagaatCGCTTCATGTGCGCTTTAAATGACTtcttcactatgcactgtatgtacagttggtttgattctgtatttatttagaaaatgcaaTTTGCTAaagtggacatgccatccatggttgctgggctacagtgtgtactgttatttccttcttcctaatatattaacaatttcttcatgtgcaaataaatgattacaatttgatgactaaacagaaatcagaagaaacttctgtctaccatttaaaatacaatataatcttttttttttacaaagttaaagttttgtgtgcaattgagtaaatatagtgctaaataatatatatttatttagccattttatgtttatttactatattaaattgtgctaTATATCAGCATTGTATTGGCCTCTCAGCCTCCcttctctggatatcggcatcagccattaaaaaaacccAAATTGGTCGACTACTAAAAAGCCCAATTTTATTCacctaattttattatttttttctggttattttgggAATTTTTGTTAAACCATACAATGCATCTGGGATTTAATTAATTTAGGTTGCTTTGTCTGTgccgtcatagtaaggaaaaaAATACGCAATTTTTAGACATACtgtaagtcatttaaaaaaaacaacaattggcCGATTCATCAGTTATCAACCTTTTGGGTTATaacccaccaccttagttattggtatctgcaaaatccactatcggttgacctctagtcCATAGAGcttcatttgtattgaacccagagctTTCCTTAATTAAACCTGTTCCTTATCAACTTGATTGCTAATATGCATATCCATTATCACTGATAACAGCATCAATGtttgtgtaaaatgtgttttaaatgtaattgctCTGTTCCTTCATTAGATGAGGGTCCAGCACTACCAACAAAACAGAATGAAGAGTTCCGGCCGTTCATCAGGAGGTTGCCTGAATTTAAATTCTGGTGAGTTTTATGGTCACAAAATCAACTGTTGTACCCTGATGTATTCGTAAAGGTAAAAAACACTTTGATTAGTGCAGTTATTAAACTGCAGAAGATGCGATTTAGATTGCAATTTAAGTAGGTAAATTAATAATCTGCGTGAATGGTGTCCTTCACATGAAATGTGCAGCACTCTTTTCTCATTAATACTGGAGAGCATGCACAGGGCTCATGAGTTTGTCGAACATTTCTCTCTGTACAATGAGAGGAGCACGCACAGTGGGCTGGGTTCACTTTGAGCCATTTCAAACATTCCAGTGGACAGAGGATTTGCTTTTTGACAAATTTATAAGAAGTGTATTTCTACACACAAGCTTAAGATCTTTTATCAAAAATAGAGGCTCCAGGGTTTAACATCCAGCAATACCATGTGAAAGGGAAGAAATAGACCAAAacatattattgtaatgttaaaaaaaaaaaaaatctatataatattaatcataataataataataattattattattaaaatattgttgaatgcttatataaaacatttattatattattatatggaACCCAGTTAACTGGGATATTATATTAATACTACATATTAATAGTCATTGTGAATTGTTTGCAAACTctcttaaaatataattattaatggtGAATTATGAGCGGACTCTTTACACGTTTCTGTTTCCTTAATGTCTGGATTagataaatgtgtttaaatcctttttaattgcctttaatattaatttgtgtatgttgtttttgtttcaggCACTCGGCAACGAAAGGCATAATCATCGCTATGATTTGCACATTCTTCGAAGCCTTTAATGTGCCAGTTTTCTGGCCCATCCTCGTAATGTATTTCATTATGCTCTTCTGCATCACCATGAAACGGCAGATCAAGGTTTGACATTTAAAACTTTTTCTTTAGAGATATTTTTGATTCCAGGACTCCACaataaacacattatatatacagtatatatatataatttaatttgtaacgtattccattagattactcaaggtcagtaatgtattctaaatactttggattacttcttcagcacatttttttcacttgttttgactataaaaactgtcagtacagtaggacaaaatacacacacacacattaaaaatacattctctgaaaaaccgaaatgtcttatgcagtgttgtttctaaaacaagattaatcaaattgatcttgttttaaggattttttaaaaatatttttacaggaaaacaatacaaaaattattatcaagaatatgatttttgcccttatatcaaagatcttactagaaaacaAGAAATTATggt
This window of the Xyrauchen texanus isolate HMW12.3.18 chromosome 27, RBS_HiC_50CHRs, whole genome shotgun sequence genome carries:
- the LOC127621528 gene encoding protein RER1 isoform X2, whose translation is MSEGDSAGESIHGKPSAIGSFFKRLGQVYQSWLDKSTPFSSVRWAVTLLLTGIYMIRVYILQGWYIITYALGIYHLNLFIAFLSPKVDPSLLDDPDEGPALPTKQNEEFRPFIRRLPEFKFWHSATKGIIIAMICTFFEAFNVPVFWPILVMYFIMLFCITMKRQIKHMIKYRYLPFTHGKRTYREET
- the LOC127621528 gene encoding protein RER1 isoform X1, whose protein sequence is MSEGDSAGESIHGKPSAIGSFFKRLGQVYQSWLDKSTPFSSVRWAVTLLLTGIYMIRVYILQGWYIITYALGIYHLNLFIAFLSPKVDPSLLDDPDEGPALPTKQNEEFRPFIRRLPEFKFWHSATKGIIIAMICTFFEAFNVPVFWPILVMYFIMLFCITMKRQIKHMIKYRYLPFTHGKRTYRGKEDSGKPFAS